A section of the Brachyhypopomus gauderio isolate BG-103 chromosome 13, BGAUD_0.2, whole genome shotgun sequence genome encodes:
- the napga gene encoding N-ethylmaleimide-sensitive factor attachment protein, gamma a isoform X2 — protein sequence MAQKINEAHEHIAKAEKYLKTSFMKWKPDYDSAASEYAKAAVAFKNAKQLEAAKDAYLEEAEAHTNNRSLFHAAKALEQAGMMLKDMQRLPEAVQYIEKASMMYTENGTPDTAAMALDRAGKLIEPVDLAKAVDLYQKAASVFENEDRLRQAVELLGKASRLLVRQKKFDEAALSIQKEKNMYRDIENFPTCYKKTIAQVLVHLHRRDYVAADKCVRESYSIPGFSGSEDCVALEQLLQGYDQQDEDQVSRVCNSPLFRYMDNDALAGMNLL from the exons ATGGCTCAGAAAATAAACGAAGCGCACGAACACATTGCCAAGGCTGAAAAATA TCTGAAGACGAGCTTCATGAAGTGGAAGCCGGATTATGACAGCGCTGCGTCGGAATACGCAAAAGCAG CCGTTGCTTTCAAAAACGCCAAACAACTGGAAGCAGCAAAAGACGCTTACTTAGAAGAAGCCGAGGCCCATACAAACAACAGATC TCTCTTCCACGCTGCGAA GGCTCTTGAGCAAGCAGGTATGATGCTGAAG GACATGCAGAGACTGCCAGAGGCAGTTCAGTACATAGAGAAAGCCAGCATGATGTACACTGAGAATGGCACACCAGACACAGCTGCCATGGCTCTTGATAGAGCAGGGAA ATTGATAGAACCTGTGGATTTGGCCAAAGCTGTGGACCTTTATCAGAAAGCTGCATCAGTGTTTGAG AATGAGGACAGATTGCGGCAAGCCGTGGAGCTGCTTGGCAAAGCATCCCGACTACTCGTCAGACAAAAGAA GTTTGATGAAGCAGCGTTGTCTATCCAGAAAGAGAAGAACATGTACAGAGATATAGAGAATTTCCCAACATGCTACAAG AAAACCATTGCACAGGTGCTAGTCCACTTACACAGAAGAGATTATGTAGCCGCTGACAAGTGTGTGCGAGAGAGCTACAGCATCCCAGGATTCAGCGGGAGTGAGGACTGTGTTGCGTTGGAACAGCTGTTACAGGGCTATGACCAACAAGATGAAGACCAGGTTTCCCGTGTCTGTAACTCACCACTGTTCAGATACATGGATAATGAC GCACTTGCAGGTATGAATTTACTTTAA
- the LOC143474100 gene encoding F-box/LRR-repeat protein 7 isoform X3 has translation MGSNNGKQCGSEGKGSSSVSSDLSSSTDHPPIIAPRNVATSEVFDVDVHCPSEDILLPGGSICVCHHDLATRQASNNKCLDLSFSPDSDLSMRTLSTPSPALILNHGSSPLSSQTVPNGQDSPSPSPSLSGETTAVVHTPPATQGCKRLPKTHHPALVDFLPDPILLQVFAHLSTPQLCRCARVCRRWYNLAWDPRLWRTIRLTGELLHADRALRVLTHRLCQDTPNVCLTLEVVVASGCRRLSDRGLRVVAQSCPELRHLEVAGCYNVSNEAVFDVVSSCPNLEHLDVSGCPKVTCISLSEEPPTQLSPLLGQQISLRYLDMTDCASLEDEGVRAIAAHCPRLTHLYLRRCVRLTDEAVRQLGLRCSSLRELSLSDCRLIGDFGLREVARMEGRLRYLSVAHCSRITDVGLRYVARYCPRLRYLNARGCEGLTDQGVAHLARSCPRLRSLDVGRCPLVSDAGLEVVARCCVGLRRLSLRGCESVSGRGLRALATGCPDLQLLNVQECEVPPEVLRVVRRHCRRCVIEHTIPAFY, from the exons TTTTTGATGTAGATGTCCACTGTCCTAGTGAAGACATCTTGCTCCCTGGAGGGAGTATCTGTGTATGTCATCATGACCTGGCCACCAGACAGGC CAGTAATAATAAATGTCTtgacctttctttctctccagacTCAGACCTTAGCATGCGAACCCTTAGCACCCCCAGTCCTGCTCTTATCCTGAACCACGGCTCCTCCCCACTCTCCTCTCAAACCGTCCCGAATGGCCAAgattctccatctccatctcccagTCTTTCTGGGGAGACCACTGCTGTGGTCCACACCCCTCCAGCAACACAAGGGTGCAAGCGTCTGCCCAAGACTCATCATCCAGCCTTGGTCGACTTCCTCCCGGACCCCATCCTCCTGCAGGTCTTTGctcacctctccacaccacagcTGTGCCGCTGTGCTCGGGTTTGCCGCCGCTGGTACAACCTGGCCTGGGACCCTCGTCTCTGGAGGACCATCCGGCTGACGGGAGAGCTGCTCCACGCTGACCGAGCCCTGCGGGTCCTCACCCACCGCCTGTGTCAGGACACCCCCAACGTATGCCTTACCCTGGAAGTGGTGGTGGCAAGTGGCTGCCGGAGGCTCTCCGACCGTGGGCTGCGGGTGGTGGCTCAGTCCTGCCCAGAGCTGCGCCACCTGGAGGTAGCAGGCTGCTACAACGTGTCCAACGAAGCTGTGTTCGATGTGGTGTCGAGCTGTCCTAACCTGGAGCACCTGGATGTTTCAG GCTGCCCTAAAGTGACCTGCATCAGCCTGAGCGAGGAGCCCCCCACGCAGCTGTCTCCGCTCCTGGGCCAGCAGATCAGCCTGCGCTACCTGGACATGACGGACTGCGCGTCGCTGGAGGACGAAGGCGTGCGCGCCATCGCGGCACACTGCCCGCGCCTGACGCACCTGTACCTGCGGCGCTGCGTGCGCCTGACGGACGAGGCGGTGCGTCAGCTGGGACTGCGCTGCTCGTCTCTCCGGGAGCTGAGCCTCAGCGACTGCCGCCTGATCGGCGACTTCGGCCTGCGCGAGGTGGCGCGGATGGAGGGCCGCCTGCGCTACCTGAGCGTGGCGCACTGTAGCCGCATCACCGACGTGGGCCTGCGCTACGTGGCGCGATACTGCCCTCGGCTGCGCTACCTGAACGCCCGCGGCTGCGAGGGCCTGACGGACCAGGGCGTGGCTCACCTGGCACGCAGCTGCCCCAGGCTGCGTTCGCTGGACGTGGGCCGCTGCCCGCTGGTGTCGGACGCGGGGCTGGAGGTGGTGGCGCGCTGCTGCGTGGGCCTTAGGAGACTCAGCCTGAGGGGTTGTGAGAGCGTGAGCGGGAGAGGGCTCAGGGCACTGGCCACGGGCTGCCCTGACCTGCAGCTGCTCAACGTGCAGGAGTGCGAGGTGCCTCCCGAGGTTCTGAGGGTGGTCCGACGACACTGCCGGCGCTGCGTGATAGAACACACCATCCCAGCCTTTTACTGA
- the LOC143474100 gene encoding F-box/LRR-repeat protein 7 isoform X1 — MGSNNGKQCGSEGKGSSSVSSDLSSSTDHPPIIAPRNVATSEDSDLSMRTLSTPSPALILNHGSSPLSSQTVPNGQDSPSPSPSLSGETTAVVHTPPATQGCKRLPKTHHPALVDFLPDPILLQVFAHLSTPQLCRCARVCRRWYNLAWDPRLWRTIRLTGELLHADRALRVLTHRLCQDTPNVCLTLEVVVASGCRRLSDRGLRVVAQSCPELRHLEVAGCYNVSNEAVFDVVSSCPNLEHLDVSGCPKVTCISLSEEPPTQLSPLLGQQISLRYLDMTDCASLEDEGVRAIAAHCPRLTHLYLRRCVRLTDEAVRQLGLRCSSLRELSLSDCRLIGDFGLREVARMEGRLRYLSVAHCSRITDVGLRYVARYCPRLRYLNARGCEGLTDQGVAHLARSCPRLRSLDVGRCPLVSDAGLEVVARCCVGLRRLSLRGCESVSGRGLRALATGCPDLQLLNVQECEVPPEVLRVVRRHCRRCVIEHTIPAFY; from the exons acTCAGACCTTAGCATGCGAACCCTTAGCACCCCCAGTCCTGCTCTTATCCTGAACCACGGCTCCTCCCCACTCTCCTCTCAAACCGTCCCGAATGGCCAAgattctccatctccatctcccagTCTTTCTGGGGAGACCACTGCTGTGGTCCACACCCCTCCAGCAACACAAGGGTGCAAGCGTCTGCCCAAGACTCATCATCCAGCCTTGGTCGACTTCCTCCCGGACCCCATCCTCCTGCAGGTCTTTGctcacctctccacaccacagcTGTGCCGCTGTGCTCGGGTTTGCCGCCGCTGGTACAACCTGGCCTGGGACCCTCGTCTCTGGAGGACCATCCGGCTGACGGGAGAGCTGCTCCACGCTGACCGAGCCCTGCGGGTCCTCACCCACCGCCTGTGTCAGGACACCCCCAACGTATGCCTTACCCTGGAAGTGGTGGTGGCAAGTGGCTGCCGGAGGCTCTCCGACCGTGGGCTGCGGGTGGTGGCTCAGTCCTGCCCAGAGCTGCGCCACCTGGAGGTAGCAGGCTGCTACAACGTGTCCAACGAAGCTGTGTTCGATGTGGTGTCGAGCTGTCCTAACCTGGAGCACCTGGATGTTTCAG GCTGCCCTAAAGTGACCTGCATCAGCCTGAGCGAGGAGCCCCCCACGCAGCTGTCTCCGCTCCTGGGCCAGCAGATCAGCCTGCGCTACCTGGACATGACGGACTGCGCGTCGCTGGAGGACGAAGGCGTGCGCGCCATCGCGGCACACTGCCCGCGCCTGACGCACCTGTACCTGCGGCGCTGCGTGCGCCTGACGGACGAGGCGGTGCGTCAGCTGGGACTGCGCTGCTCGTCTCTCCGGGAGCTGAGCCTCAGCGACTGCCGCCTGATCGGCGACTTCGGCCTGCGCGAGGTGGCGCGGATGGAGGGCCGCCTGCGCTACCTGAGCGTGGCGCACTGTAGCCGCATCACCGACGTGGGCCTGCGCTACGTGGCGCGATACTGCCCTCGGCTGCGCTACCTGAACGCCCGCGGCTGCGAGGGCCTGACGGACCAGGGCGTGGCTCACCTGGCACGCAGCTGCCCCAGGCTGCGTTCGCTGGACGTGGGCCGCTGCCCGCTGGTGTCGGACGCGGGGCTGGAGGTGGTGGCGCGCTGCTGCGTGGGCCTTAGGAGACTCAGCCTGAGGGGTTGTGAGAGCGTGAGCGGGAGAGGGCTCAGGGCACTGGCCACGGGCTGCCCTGACCTGCAGCTGCTCAACGTGCAGGAGTGCGAGGTGCCTCCCGAGGTTCTGAGGGTGGTCCGACGACACTGCCGGCGCTGCGTGATAGAACACACCATCCCAGCCTTTTACTGA
- the LOC143474100 gene encoding F-box/LRR-repeat protein 7 isoform X2, whose translation MRTLSTPSPALILNHGSSPLSSQTVPNGQDSPSPSPSLSGETTAVVHTPPATQGCKRLPKTHHPALVDFLPDPILLQVFAHLSTPQLCRCARVCRRWYNLAWDPRLWRTIRLTGELLHADRALRVLTHRLCQDTPNVCLTLEVVVASGCRRLSDRGLRVVAQSCPELRHLEVAGCYNVSNEAVFDVVSSCPNLEHLDVSGCPKVTCISLSEEPPTQLSPLLGQQISLRYLDMTDCASLEDEGVRAIAAHCPRLTHLYLRRCVRLTDEAVRQLGLRCSSLRELSLSDCRLIGDFGLREVARMEGRLRYLSVAHCSRITDVGLRYVARYCPRLRYLNARGCEGLTDQGVAHLARSCPRLRSLDVGRCPLVSDAGLEVVARCCVGLRRLSLRGCESVSGRGLRALATGCPDLQLLNVQECEVPPEVLRVVRRHCRRCVIEHTIPAFY comes from the exons ATGCGAACCCTTAGCACCCCCAGTCCTGCTCTTATCCTGAACCACGGCTCCTCCCCACTCTCCTCTCAAACCGTCCCGAATGGCCAAgattctccatctccatctcccagTCTTTCTGGGGAGACCACTGCTGTGGTCCACACCCCTCCAGCAACACAAGGGTGCAAGCGTCTGCCCAAGACTCATCATCCAGCCTTGGTCGACTTCCTCCCGGACCCCATCCTCCTGCAGGTCTTTGctcacctctccacaccacagcTGTGCCGCTGTGCTCGGGTTTGCCGCCGCTGGTACAACCTGGCCTGGGACCCTCGTCTCTGGAGGACCATCCGGCTGACGGGAGAGCTGCTCCACGCTGACCGAGCCCTGCGGGTCCTCACCCACCGCCTGTGTCAGGACACCCCCAACGTATGCCTTACCCTGGAAGTGGTGGTGGCAAGTGGCTGCCGGAGGCTCTCCGACCGTGGGCTGCGGGTGGTGGCTCAGTCCTGCCCAGAGCTGCGCCACCTGGAGGTAGCAGGCTGCTACAACGTGTCCAACGAAGCTGTGTTCGATGTGGTGTCGAGCTGTCCTAACCTGGAGCACCTGGATGTTTCAG GCTGCCCTAAAGTGACCTGCATCAGCCTGAGCGAGGAGCCCCCCACGCAGCTGTCTCCGCTCCTGGGCCAGCAGATCAGCCTGCGCTACCTGGACATGACGGACTGCGCGTCGCTGGAGGACGAAGGCGTGCGCGCCATCGCGGCACACTGCCCGCGCCTGACGCACCTGTACCTGCGGCGCTGCGTGCGCCTGACGGACGAGGCGGTGCGTCAGCTGGGACTGCGCTGCTCGTCTCTCCGGGAGCTGAGCCTCAGCGACTGCCGCCTGATCGGCGACTTCGGCCTGCGCGAGGTGGCGCGGATGGAGGGCCGCCTGCGCTACCTGAGCGTGGCGCACTGTAGCCGCATCACCGACGTGGGCCTGCGCTACGTGGCGCGATACTGCCCTCGGCTGCGCTACCTGAACGCCCGCGGCTGCGAGGGCCTGACGGACCAGGGCGTGGCTCACCTGGCACGCAGCTGCCCCAGGCTGCGTTCGCTGGACGTGGGCCGCTGCCCGCTGGTGTCGGACGCGGGGCTGGAGGTGGTGGCGCGCTGCTGCGTGGGCCTTAGGAGACTCAGCCTGAGGGGTTGTGAGAGCGTGAGCGGGAGAGGGCTCAGGGCACTGGCCACGGGCTGCCCTGACCTGCAGCTGCTCAACGTGCAGGAGTGCGAGGTGCCTCCCGAGGTTCTGAGGGTGGTCCGACGACACTGCCGGCGCTGCGTGATAGAACACACCATCCCAGCCTTTTACTGA